From the Quercus lobata isolate SW786 chromosome 6, ValleyOak3.0 Primary Assembly, whole genome shotgun sequence genome, one window contains:
- the LOC115993820 gene encoding phosphatidylinositol transfer protein 3: MGKKDLQGDQNDDAKVEAVLELLRKQAPLTVKQEKFCNKACVERFLQAKGDNVKKAAKHLRACLSWRESIGTDNLIADEFSAELVEGVAFVAGHDEESRPVLIFRIKQDYQKFHSQKLFTRLLVFTLEVAIQTMPKSVEQLVLLFDASFFRSASAFMNLLLATLKIVAEYYPGRLYKAFVIDPPSLFAYLWKGVRPFVELSTVTMMVSSLDFEESLEFNDFSNYPRTSSLRFDPSSLKSTAKIGSCSSSRFSFTVSHHFDSLKPWYLSLTDTSASKVGPTSPSPLGPALISPLNARSFSFASPAARTPRGSINGGGNSTRHTRKSLFPPTPLPQRTTGSDSSRISHPRTPRPSFLQSPAMFFRKEGHISRTDKSRESFIPFLKFYRRPYDEMIYRSKMRPPLGGLISIVSPHLRRRHVSVSQRF, from the exons ATGGGGAAGAAAGATCTGCAGGGAGATCAGAATGATGATGCCAAAGTTGAAGCTGTTCTTGAACTTCTCAGAAAACAAGCCCCACTTACAGTAAAACAG GAGAAGTTCTGCAACAAAGCTTGTGTAGAACGGTTTCTACAAGCAAAAGGGGATAATGTGAAGAAGGCTGCGAAGCACTTGAGAGCCTGTCTTTCTTGGAGAGAGAGTATTGGCACTG ATAATTTGATAGCTGATGAGTTCTCGGCTGAGCTAGTTGAAGGTGTTGCTTTTGTGGCTGGTCACGATGAAGAATCCAGACCCGTTTTG ATTTTCCGGATCAAGCAAGATTACCAGAAATTCCATTCCCAGAAACT GTTTACTCGTTTGCTGGTGTTTACACTGGAAGTGGCAATTCAAACCATGCCAAAATCTGTAGAGCAATTGGTTCTTCTTTTCGACGCAA GCTTTTTCAGGTCAGCCTCGgcttttatgaatttattacTGGCAACACTGAAAATTGTAGCGGAGTACTACCCAGGAAGGCTATACAAGGCTTTTGTGATAGACCCTCCATCTCTGTTCGCTTATCTGTGGAAg GGTGTGAGACCGTTCGTTGAGCTATCAACGGTCACGATGATGGTATCATCACTAGATTTCGAAGAATCATTGGAGTTCAACGATTTCTCAAACTACCCACGAACCTCGTCCCTTCGATTTGACCCTTCGTCATTGAAATCAACGGCCAAGATTGGATCATGCTCTTCTTCCCGCTTTTCCTTCACTGTGTCCCACCACTTTGACTCACTCAAACCTTGGTACCTCAGCTTAACCGACACGTCAGCATCAAAAGTTGGGCCCACCAGCCCATCTCCACTGGGCCCCGCACTGATTTCCCCACTCAATGCTCGGTCATTCTCTTTCGCATCACCGGCTGCCAGAACGCCACGTGGAAGCATCAACGGTGGAGGTAACAGTACGAGGCACACAAGGAAATCACTTTTTCCTCCAACCCCATTGCCACAGCGTACCACGGGCAGTGACTCTAGCAGGATCTCTCACCCGCGGACCCCACGCCCCTCATTCCTCCAATCACCGGCCATGTTTTTCCGCAAGGAGGGCCACATCAGCAGGACCGACAAGTCTCGTGAATCGTTCATTCCATTTTTGAAGTTTTACCG